From one Anopheles cruzii chromosome 3, idAnoCruzAS_RS32_06, whole genome shotgun sequence genomic stretch:
- the LOC128270579 gene encoding uncharacterized protein LOC128270579 translates to MTALRRFLCDKIQTPTVAMRKITPMFNEYVYGAIRRIAEEHGFTPDLFSVDFDEETRLECDGFVSFVFKAIINGDDRELTLWCKVPPNDDDRSLELFKRECFFYREILPAFHDFQCGKGVREGSADGFFATPRCYLAHCETDGSEKQALIVLEYNEAYEKWDWDKLEPINLEHTKLVMEQLGFLHALSFAMKEQRPAAFEQYKRESGVLIEGNKLFTLMKESFDRAIVTMKTRFESEQERIQAVKDAVYEGLKNSCHPVTADSFCVVTHGDCWINNLIYSHDQNNVATSVILTDWQSSRYASPVLDLCYFFFISTSEQFRREHMDECLRCYHSALAGLLEKLGGDASKQFPLTTLLRLMKPFRELLGS, encoded by the exons ATGACAGCTTTGCGTCGTTTTCTATGCGATAAAATCCAGAC CCCCACGGTCGCGATGCGTAAGATAACGCCCATGTTTAACGAGTACGTGTACGGAGCGATCCGCCGGATCGCGGAAGAGCACGGGTTCACGCCGGATCTGTTCTCGGTGGACTTTGACGAAGAGACGCGCCTGGAGTGTGACGGGTTCGTAAGTTTCGTGTTCAAGGCCATCATCAACGGGGACGACCGGGAGCTGACGTTGTGGTGTAAGGTGCCGCCGAACGATGACGATCGCTCGCTGGAGCTGTTCAAACGGGAGTGCTTCTTCTACCGCGAGATTCTGCCGGCCTTCCACGACTTCCAGTGTGGAAAGGGTGTGCGGGAGGGTTCGGCCGACGGGTTCTTCGCCACACCCCGCTGCTACCTGGCGCACTGCGAAACCGACGGATCCGAGAAGCAGGCGTTAATCGTGCTGGAGTACAACGAGGCGTACGAGAAGTGGGACTGGGACAAGCTGGAACCGATCAATCTGGAACATACGAAGTTGGTCATGGAACAGTTGGGTTTCCTTCACGCGTTATCGTTCGCGATGAAGGAGCAACGGCCGGCGGCGTTCGAGCAGTACAAGCGCGAAAGCGGCGTTCTGATCGAAGGGAACAAGCTGTTCACGCTGATGAAGGAGTCGTTCGATCGGGCCATCGTCACGATGAAGACTCGGTTCGAGTCGGAACAGGAGCGCATCCAAGCCGTGAAGGACGCGGTGTACGAGGGCCTGAAGAATAGCTGCCACCCGGTGACGGCGGACTCGTTCTGTGTCGTCACGCACGGTGACTGCTGGATCAATAATCTAATCTACTCGCACGATCAG AACAACGTCGCCACCAGCGTCATTCTCACCGACTGGCAATCGTCGCGTTACGCTTCGCCCGTGCTGGATCTGTGCTATTTCTTCTTCATCTCGACCAGCGAGCAGTTCCGACGGGAGCACATGGACGAATGTCTCCGTTGCTACCATAGCGCTTTGGCCGGGCTCCTCGAGAAGCTGGGCGGTGATGCGTCGAAGCAGTTTCCTCTCACCACCTTGCTGCGGTTAATGAAACCCTTCCGCGAGCTGCTCGGAAGTTAG